The following proteins are co-located in the Neisseria sp. Marseille-Q6792 genome:
- the sdhD gene encoding succinate dehydrogenase, hydrophobic membrane anchor protein, giving the protein MVERKLTGAHYGLRDWAMQRATAVIMLIYTVVLLVVLFTLPKEYSAWQAFFNQTWVKVFTQVSFLAVFLHAWVGIRDLWMDYIKPFGVRLFLQVATIVWLVGCLVYSVKVIWG; this is encoded by the coding sequence ATGGTAGAACGTAAATTGACAGGCGCGCATTATGGTTTGCGCGATTGGGCAATGCAGCGTGCAACTGCGGTCATCATGTTGATATACACCGTAGTTCTATTGGTTGTTCTGTTCACGTTGCCTAAAGAATATTCGGCATGGCAGGCGTTTTTCAATCAAACTTGGGTGAAAGTGTTTACCCAAGTGAGCTTTTTGGCCGTATTCCTGCATGCATGGGTAGGTATCCGCGATTTGTGGATGGACTACATTAAGCCTTTCGGCGTGCGTTTGTTTTTACAAGTTGCCACCATCGTTTGGTTGGTCGGCTGCTTGGTATATTCAGTTAAAGTAATCTGGGGGTAA
- a CDS encoding 2-oxoglutarate dehydrogenase E1 component produces MMDEKLNFSYLFGSNAPYIEELYEKFLDNPESVDEKWKQYFTDLSKQPGAVAVDVAHTPIRESFATLAKKKIAAAVAGGVDEAMMKKQVSVLRLISAYRIQGVGAAQLDPLKRIPPQNIEALDPKFHGLSDADMAIQFNMGEGDFSGQGKLPLSKIISNLKQTYCGHIAVEYIYIPNTEERRWVRNYFESVLSTPSYNVEQKRRILKEMTAAETLERYLHTKYVGQKRFGVEGGESAIAGLNYLIQNAGKDGVEEVIIGMAHRGRLNVLVNILGKKPGDLFAEFEGRAEIKLPSGDVKYHMGFSSDIATPHGPMHVSLAFNPSHLEIVNPVVEGSARAKQKRLGENGRDKVLPVLIHGDSAFIGLGVNQATFNLSKTRGYTTGGTVHIVINNQIGFTTSDIRDTRSTVHCTDIAKMVSAPVIHVNGDDPERVCFAIQAALDYRKKFHKDIVIDVVCYRKWGHNEGDDPTLTQPMMYKKVSKHPGARALYTEQLIAEGVVTQAEADAYIQAYRDALDKGEHVEQTTLSNFQRTQIDWSKYQGKDWREHIETGLPAADIERLTEKFTAVPEGFALHPTAKRVIEARKAMASGKQAIDWGMAETLAYASLLTKGHGVRISGEDSGRGTFSHRHAVLHDQKREKWDDGTYVPLRHMGEGMGEFLVIDSILNEEAVMAFEYGFACSAPDKLTIWEAQFGDFANGAQVTIDQFLSSGETKWGRLCGLTTILPHGYDGQGPEHSSARVERWLQLCSENNMQVIMPSEASQMFHLLQRQVLGSYRKPLVIFMSKRLLRFKGAMSPLENFTEGSTFRPVIGDTAERASNDSVKRVVLCAGQVYYDLEAGRAERKLEDDVAIVRVEQLYPFPYDEVKAELAKYPNAKSVVWAQEEPKNQGAFYQIRHRIEDVISEEQKLSYAGRPSSASPAVGYSSKHIAQLKQLVEDALAL; encoded by the coding sequence ATGATGGACGAAAAACTCAATTTCTCTTATCTGTTTGGTTCTAATGCGCCATACATCGAGGAGTTGTATGAGAAGTTTCTGGATAATCCGGAATCTGTTGATGAAAAATGGAAACAGTACTTTACCGATTTGAGTAAACAGCCGGGCGCAGTCGCTGTCGATGTTGCCCACACACCGATTCGTGAATCATTTGCCACTTTGGCTAAAAAGAAAATTGCCGCAGCCGTTGCGGGTGGTGTGGATGAGGCAATGATGAAAAAGCAAGTCAGCGTTCTGCGTCTGATTTCTGCCTATCGTATACAAGGCGTGGGTGCAGCCCAACTTGATCCGCTCAAACGTATCCCACCTCAAAATATCGAAGCTCTCGATCCTAAGTTCCACGGTTTGTCAGATGCCGATATGGCGATTCAATTCAATATGGGCGAGGGCGATTTTTCCGGTCAGGGCAAACTGCCTCTTTCCAAAATCATCAGCAACCTCAAACAAACCTACTGCGGTCATATCGCGGTGGAGTACATCTACATCCCAAATACCGAAGAGCGCCGCTGGGTTCGCAATTATTTTGAAAGCGTACTGTCTACGCCAAGCTATAACGTTGAACAAAAACGCCGTATCTTGAAAGAAATGACTGCTGCCGAAACTTTGGAACGCTACCTGCATACCAAATATGTCGGCCAAAAACGCTTTGGTGTAGAAGGCGGCGAAAGCGCGATTGCCGGTTTGAACTACCTGATTCAAAACGCCGGTAAGGACGGCGTGGAAGAAGTCATCATCGGTATGGCGCACCGAGGCCGTCTAAATGTTTTGGTGAACATTTTGGGCAAAAAACCCGGCGATTTGTTCGCTGAGTTTGAAGGTCGTGCCGAAATCAAACTGCCCAGCGGCGACGTGAAATACCACATGGGCTTCAGCTCCGATATTGCCACGCCGCACGGCCCGATGCACGTTTCTTTGGCGTTCAACCCGTCACACTTGGAAATCGTCAATCCGGTAGTGGAAGGTTCTGCACGCGCCAAGCAAAAACGTTTGGGCGAAAACGGCCGCGATAAAGTCTTGCCGGTATTGATTCACGGCGATTCCGCATTTATCGGTCTGGGTGTCAACCAAGCAACATTCAACCTGTCTAAAACGCGCGGTTATACCACCGGCGGTACGGTTCACATCGTGATCAACAACCAAATCGGCTTTACCACTTCCGATATCCGCGATACTCGTTCAACCGTACACTGTACCGATATCGCGAAAATGGTTTCCGCCCCGGTTATCCATGTGAACGGCGATGATCCCGAACGCGTTTGCTTTGCCATCCAAGCCGCTTTGGATTACCGCAAAAAATTCCATAAAGACATCGTGATCGACGTTGTCTGCTACCGTAAATGGGGTCATAACGAGGGCGACGATCCGACCTTGACCCAACCGATGATGTACAAAAAAGTATCGAAACACCCGGGTGCGCGTGCTTTGTACACTGAGCAACTGATTGCCGAAGGCGTGGTAACTCAAGCAGAGGCTGATGCTTACATCCAAGCCTACCGTGATGCTTTGGACAAAGGCGAACATGTTGAACAAACAACGTTGAGCAATTTCCAACGCACACAAATCGACTGGAGCAAATACCAAGGTAAAGATTGGCGCGAACACATCGAAACCGGTTTGCCTGCCGCAGATATTGAGCGTCTCACCGAGAAGTTTACCGCCGTACCGGAAGGCTTTGCCCTGCATCCGACCGCGAAACGTGTGATTGAAGCACGTAAAGCCATGGCATCCGGCAAGCAAGCCATCGACTGGGGTATGGCCGAAACCTTGGCATACGCAAGCCTGCTGACAAAAGGTCATGGCGTGCGTATCTCCGGTGAGGACTCCGGCCGCGGTACATTCTCACACCGTCATGCCGTTCTGCACGATCAAAAACGTGAAAAATGGGACGACGGTACTTATGTTCCTCTGCGCCATATGGGCGAAGGAATGGGCGAGTTCTTGGTTATCGACTCCATTTTGAATGAAGAAGCCGTGATGGCGTTCGAGTACGGCTTTGCCTGCTCCGCTCCTGACAAACTGACCATTTGGGAAGCTCAATTCGGTGACTTCGCCAACGGCGCGCAAGTGACTATTGACCAATTCCTGTCTTCAGGCGAAACCAAATGGGGTCGTTTGTGCGGTCTGACCACCATCCTGCCGCACGGTTACGACGGTCAAGGCCCTGAGCACTCTTCTGCACGCGTAGAGCGTTGGTTGCAACTGTGTTCTGAGAACAATATGCAAGTCATCATGCCGTCTGAAGCGTCGCAAATGTTCCACCTCTTGCAGCGTCAAGTCTTGGGTTCATACCGCAAACCGCTGGTGATTTTCATGTCCAAACGCCTGTTGCGCTTCAAAGGTGCAATGAGCCCGCTGGAAAACTTCACCGAAGGTTCGACTTTCCGTCCGGTTATCGGCGATACTGCCGAACGCGCAAGCAACGACAGCGTGAAACGCGTGGTATTGTGTGCCGGTCAGGTTTACTATGACTTGGAAGCTGGGCGTGCCGAGCGTAAACTGGAAGATGATGTTGCGATTGTTCGCGTTGAGCAGCTATATCCGTTCCCATACGACGAGGTTAAAGCTGAACTGGCGAAATATCCGAACGCAAAATCTGTGGTTTGGGCACAAGAAGAGCCGAAAAACCAAGGTGCGTTCTACCAAATCCGCCACCGCATCGAAGACGTTATCAGCGAAGAGCAAAAACTGTCTTATGCTGGTCGTCCAAGCAGCGCATCACCTGCCGTGGGCTACTCAAGCAAACACATTGCTCAATTGAAACAATTGGTTGAAGATGCTTTGGCATTGTAA
- a CDS encoding dihydrolipoyl dehydrogenase codes for MKKIQADVVVIGGGTAGMGAFRNARLHSDNVYLIENNVFGTTCARVGCMPSKLLIAAAEARHHALHTDPFGVHLDKDSIIVNGEEVMQRVKSERDRFVGFVVADVEEWPADKRIMGSAKFIDEHTVQIDDHTQITAKSFVIATGSRPVILPQWQSLGDRLIINDDVFSWDTLPKSVAVFGPGVIGLELGQALHRLGVKVEIFGLGGIIGGISDPIVSDEAKAVFGEELKLHLDAKTEVKLDADGNVEVHWEQDGEKGVFVAEYMLAAVGRRPNVDNIGLENINIDKDARGVPVADPLTMQTSIPHIFIAGDASNQLPLLHEAADQGKIAGDNAGRYPNIGGGLRRSTIGVVFTSPQIGFVGLKYAQVTAQYQSDEFVIGEVSFKNQGRSRVMLVNKGHMRLYAEKATGRFIGAEIVGPAAEHLAHLLAWAHQMKMTVPQMLDMPFYHPVIEEGLRTALRDADAKLKI; via the coding sequence ATGAAAAAAATTCAAGCAGATGTCGTCGTAATCGGCGGCGGTACTGCCGGTATGGGCGCGTTTCGCAATGCCCGTTTACATTCGGATAATGTTTACCTGATTGAAAACAATGTGTTCGGCACGACCTGCGCGCGCGTGGGCTGTATGCCTTCTAAACTCTTGATTGCCGCCGCAGAAGCGCGCCACCACGCATTGCATACCGACCCGTTCGGTGTGCATTTGGACAAAGACAGTATCATCGTCAATGGAGAAGAAGTGATGCAGCGCGTTAAATCCGAGCGCGATCGTTTTGTCGGCTTTGTCGTTGCCGATGTGGAAGAATGGCCTGCTGACAAACGCATCATGGGTTCGGCTAAATTTATCGACGAGCATACCGTCCAAATTGACGACCATACCCAAATCACGGCAAAAAGTTTCGTGATTGCTACTGGCTCGCGTCCCGTCATCCTACCGCAGTGGCAGTCTTTGGGCGACCGTTTGATTATCAACGATGACGTTTTCTCATGGGATACGCTGCCTAAGAGCGTTGCCGTGTTCGGACCGGGCGTTATCGGTTTGGAACTGGGGCAGGCATTGCACCGTTTGGGCGTGAAAGTCGAGATTTTCGGCTTGGGCGGCATCATCGGCGGCATTTCCGACCCCATCGTTTCAGACGAGGCGAAAGCCGTGTTCGGCGAAGAATTGAAACTGCATTTGGATGCTAAAACCGAGGTCAAACTCGATGCAGACGGCAATGTAGAAGTCCATTGGGAGCAGGATGGCGAAAAAGGCGTATTTGTTGCCGAATATATGCTGGCAGCCGTAGGCCGCCGTCCGAACGTTGACAATATCGGTTTGGAAAACATCAATATCGACAAAGACGCGCGCGGCGTACCCGTTGCCGATCCGCTGACCATGCAGACCAGTATTCCGCATATCTTCATCGCGGGCGACGCGTCCAATCAACTGCCCCTGCTGCACGAAGCTGCCGATCAAGGCAAGATTGCCGGCGACAACGCGGGCCGCTATCCGAATATCGGCGGCGGTTTACGCCGCAGCACCATCGGCGTAGTGTTCACCAGTCCGCAAATCGGCTTTGTCGGTTTGAAATACGCGCAGGTTACCGCGCAATACCAGTCAGACGAATTTGTCATCGGCGAAGTATCGTTTAAAAACCAAGGTCGCAGCCGCGTGATGCTGGTAAACAAAGGCCATATGCGCCTGTATGCCGAAAAAGCAACTGGCCGCTTCATCGGTGCGGAAATCGTAGGCCCTGCCGCCGAACATTTGGCACATTTGTTGGCATGGGCGCATCAAATGAAGATGACCGTTCCGCAAATGCTGGATATGCCGTTCTACCATCCTGTTATCGAGGAAGGTCTGCGTACTGCGTTGCGTGATGCCGATGCTAAATTAAAAATTTGA
- the gltA gene encoding citrate synthase, whose product MSKSVKLITSTQEALELPVLEASIGHDVVDIRTLTKNTGLFSFDPGFVSTASCESKITYIDGDEGLLYYRGYPIEQLAKKSDYLEVCYLLIYGELPTAEQKKEFDTTVSRHTMVHEQLTWFFRGFRRDAHPMAMMVGVVGALSAFYQDSLDITNPEHRKIAIYRLISKIPTIAAMCYRYSNGLPFNYPKNNLSYSENFLHMMFATPCEDYKPNPVLARALDRIFILHADHEQNASTSTVRLAGSSGANPFACIAAGIACLWGASHGGANEAVLKMLDEIGDVSNVAEYMEGVKQRKYRLMGFGHRVYRNMDPRASIMRETCYEVLKELGLEDSPKFKLAMELEQIALKDPFFVERKLYPNVDFYSGIVLSALGIPTEMFTVIFALSRSVGWISHWHEMISDPSLKIGRPRQLYTGSARRDYVSVNDR is encoded by the coding sequence ATGTCTAAATCTGTCAAACTTATTACCTCAACTCAAGAGGCTTTGGAGCTGCCGGTATTGGAAGCAAGTATCGGCCATGATGTGGTTGATATCCGTACGTTGACTAAAAATACAGGTCTGTTTTCATTCGACCCCGGATTCGTGTCAACTGCAAGTTGCGAATCCAAAATCACTTATATTGATGGTGATGAAGGTCTGTTGTATTACCGTGGTTATCCTATCGAGCAGCTGGCCAAAAAATCCGATTATTTGGAAGTTTGCTATCTGTTGATTTACGGCGAACTGCCTACAGCTGAGCAGAAAAAAGAATTTGATACCACTGTCAGCCGCCACACGATGGTACATGAACAGCTGACTTGGTTCTTCCGTGGTTTCCGACGTGACGCGCATCCGATGGCGATGATGGTCGGCGTGGTCGGCGCACTGTCTGCGTTCTATCAAGACAGTCTGGATATTACCAATCCTGAACACCGAAAAATCGCAATTTATCGTCTGATTTCCAAAATTCCGACAATCGCGGCAATGTGTTACCGCTATTCTAACGGTTTGCCGTTCAATTATCCGAAAAATAATCTTTCTTATTCCGAAAACTTCCTTCACATGATGTTTGCTACACCGTGTGAAGATTATAAACCCAACCCGGTTTTGGCGCGCGCACTTGACCGCATCTTTATCCTCCATGCAGACCATGAGCAAAACGCATCGACTTCCACCGTCCGTCTGGCAGGTTCTTCGGGTGCAAACCCGTTTGCCTGCATTGCTGCCGGTATTGCCTGCCTGTGGGGTGCGTCCCATGGCGGTGCTAATGAAGCTGTGTTGAAGATGCTGGACGAAATCGGCGATGTATCTAATGTTGCCGAATACATGGAAGGTGTGAAACAACGCAAATACCGTCTGATGGGCTTCGGACACCGCGTGTACCGCAACATGGATCCGCGCGCCAGTATCATGCGTGAAACCTGTTATGAAGTTTTGAAGGAATTGGGTTTGGAAGACAGCCCAAAATTCAAGCTGGCAATGGAATTGGAACAAATTGCCCTGAAAGACCCGTTCTTTGTGGAGCGCAAGCTGTATCCAAACGTCGACTTCTATTCGGGCATCGTCCTGTCCGCTTTGGGAATCCCGACTGAAATGTTTACCGTTATCTTCGCCCTGTCACGCAGCGTCGGCTGGATTTCGCATTGGCATGAAATGATTAGCGATCCTTCGCTGAAAATCGGTCGTCCCCGTCAGCTTTATACCGGCTCGGCGCGTCGGGATTATGTATCTGTAAATGATAGGTAG
- the sdhA gene encoding succinate dehydrogenase flavoprotein subunit, whose protein sequence is MGFPVRKFDAVIVGGGGAGLRAALQLSKSGLNCAVLSKVFPTRSHTVAAQGGISASLGNVQEDRWDWHMYDTVKGSDWLGDQDAIEFMCRAAPEAVIELEHMGMPFDRVESGKIYQRPFGGHTAEHGKRAVERACAVADRTGHAMLHTLYQQNVRANTQFFVEWTAQDLIRDENGDVVGVTAMEMETGEVYIFHAKAVMFATGGGGRIYASSTNAYMNTGDGLGICARAGIPLEDMEFWQFHPTGVAGAGVLITEGVRGEGGILLNADGERFMERYAPTVKDLASRDVVSRAMAMEIYEGRGCGKNKDHVLLKIDHIGAEKIMEKLPGIREISIQFAGIDPIKDPIPVVPTTHYMMGGIPTNYHGEVVVPQGDEYEVPVKGLYAAGECACASVHGANRLGTNSLLDLVVFGKAAGDSMIKFIKEQSDWKPLPANAGELTRQRIERLDNQTGGENVDALRRELQRSVQLHAGVFRTDAILAEGVKQVMAIAERVKRTEIKDKSKVWNTARIEALELDNLIEVAKATLVSAEARKESRGAHASDDHPERDDENWMKHTLYHSDTNTLSYKPVHTKPLSVEYIKPAKRVY, encoded by the coding sequence ATGGGTTTTCCTGTTCGCAAGTTTGATGCCGTGATTGTTGGCGGTGGTGGTGCAGGTTTACGCGCAGCCCTCCAATTGTCTAAATCCGGTCTGAATTGTGCTGTTTTGTCTAAAGTATTCCCAACCCGTTCGCATACTGTAGCGGCTCAAGGCGGTATTTCTGCTTCATTGGGTAATGTGCAGGAAGACCGTTGGGATTGGCATATGTACGATACCGTGAAAGGTTCCGACTGGTTGGGCGACCAAGATGCGATTGAGTTTATGTGTCGCGCCGCGCCTGAAGCCGTAATTGAGTTGGAACACATGGGTATGCCTTTTGACCGTGTGGAAAGTGGCAAAATCTATCAACGTCCTTTCGGCGGACATACTGCCGAACACGGTAAACGCGCGGTAGAGCGTGCATGTGCGGTTGCCGACCGTACCGGCCATGCGATGTTGCATACTTTGTACCAACAAAACGTCCGTGCCAATACACAATTCTTTGTGGAATGGACAGCGCAAGATTTGATTCGTGATGAAAACGGCGACGTAGTCGGTGTAACCGCTATGGAAATGGAAACTGGCGAAGTTTATATTTTCCACGCTAAAGCTGTGATGTTTGCTACCGGCGGCGGCGGTCGTATTTATGCTTCTTCTACCAATGCTTATATGAATACCGGTGACGGTTTGGGTATTTGTGCCCGTGCAGGTATTCCGTTGGAAGATATGGAATTTTGGCAATTCCATCCGACCGGTGTAGCCGGTGCCGGTGTATTGATTACTGAAGGTGTGCGCGGTGAGGGTGGTATTCTGTTGAATGCCGATGGCGAACGCTTTATGGAACGTTACGCTCCAACCGTAAAAGACTTGGCTTCCCGTGACGTGGTTTCCCGTGCGATGGCAATGGAAATTTACGAAGGCCGCGGTTGCGGTAAAAATAAAGACCACGTATTGCTGAAAATCGACCATATCGGCGCAGAAAAAATTATGGAAAAACTGCCGGGCATCCGCGAGATTTCCATTCAGTTTGCCGGTATCGACCCAATTAAAGACCCGATTCCTGTCGTGCCGACTACCCACTACATGATGGGCGGTATTCCGACCAACTACCATGGCGAAGTTGTTGTTCCTCAAGGCGACGAATACGAAGTACCTGTAAAAGGTCTGTATGCTGCGGGCGAGTGCGCATGTGCTTCCGTACACGGCGCGAACCGCTTGGGTACCAACTCCTTGTTGGACTTGGTGGTATTCGGTAAAGCTGCCGGCGACAGCATGATTAAATTCATCAAAGAGCAAAGCGACTGGAAACCTCTGCCTGCTAATGCCGGTGAGTTGACCCGCCAACGTATCGAGCGTTTGGACAATCAAACCGGTGGCGAAAACGTTGATGCGCTGCGTCGCGAGCTGCAACGCTCCGTCCAACTGCACGCCGGCGTGTTCCGTACCGATGCGATTTTGGCAGAGGGTGTGAAACAGGTTATGGCGATTGCCGAGCGTGTAAAACGTACTGAAATCAAAGATAAGAGCAAAGTATGGAATACCGCGCGTATCGAAGCTTTGGAATTGGATAATCTGATTGAAGTGGCGAAAGCGACTTTGGTGTCCGCTGAGGCGCGTAAAGAATCGCGCGGGGCGCACGCTTCGGATGACCATCCTGAGCGCGATGACGAAAACTGGATGAAACATACCCTGTATCATTCGGACACCAATACCTTGTCTTATAAACCGGTACATACCAAGCCTTTGAGCGTGGAATATATCAAACCGGCCAAACGCGTTTATTGA
- a CDS encoding succinate dehydrogenase iron-sulfur subunit has translation MEKMSFEIYRYNPDVDAKPYMQRYELELEPTDVKLLDALVRLKAQDDTLSFRRSCREGICGSDGMNINGKNGLACLTDLRGLKQPVKIRPLPGLPVIRDLIVDMTQFFKQYHSIKPYVVNDNPIDADKERLQTQEERKELDGLYECILCACCSTACPSFWWNPDKFVGPSGLLNAYRFIADSRDTITNERLDNLNDPYRLFRCHTIMNCVDVCPKHLNPTRAIGKIKEIMLKRAV, from the coding sequence ATGGAAAAAATGAGTTTTGAAATTTACCGTTACAACCCGGACGTTGATGCCAAGCCTTATATGCAGCGTTACGAGTTGGAATTGGAACCGACCGACGTTAAACTTTTGGATGCTTTGGTGCGCCTGAAAGCGCAAGACGATACATTGTCTTTCCGCCGTTCCTGCCGCGAAGGGATTTGCGGTTCGGATGGTATGAACATCAACGGCAAAAACGGCTTGGCGTGTCTGACCGATCTGCGTGGCTTGAAACAACCAGTTAAAATCCGTCCCCTGCCAGGTCTGCCTGTTATCCGCGACCTGATTGTGGATATGACCCAGTTTTTCAAACAATATCACTCCATCAAACCTTATGTTGTCAACGATAACCCGATTGATGCGGACAAAGAGCGTCTGCAAACTCAGGAAGAGCGTAAAGAGTTAGACGGTTTGTACGAATGTATTTTGTGCGCCTGCTGTTCGACTGCCTGCCCGTCATTCTGGTGGAATCCTGATAAATTCGTTGGTCCGTCTGGTTTGCTGAATGCTTACCGTTTCATTGCAGATAGCCGTGATACCATCACTAATGAGCGTTTGGATAATCTGAACGACCCATACCGTTTGTTCCGTTGCCACACCATTATGAACTGCGTAGACGTATGTCCTAAACACTTGAATCCGACCCGAGCCATCGGTAAGATTAAAGAGATTATGTTGAAACGAGCCGTTTAA
- a CDS encoding redoxin family protein gives MALQDRTGQKVPSVVFRTRVGDTWKDVSTDDLFKGKKVVVFSLPGAFTPTCSSSHLPRYNELFGAFKENGVDAIYCVSVNDTFVMNAWAAEEESDNIYMIPDGNGEFTEGMGMLVGKEDLGFGKRSWRYSMLVNDGVVEKMFIEPEEPGDPFKVSDADTMLKFVAPDWKAQESVAIFTKPGCQFCAKAKQALQDKGLSYEEIVLGKDATVTSVRAITGKMTAPQVFIGGKYIGGSEDLEAYLAKN, from the coding sequence ATGGCTTTGCAAGATCGTACCGGTCAAAAAGTACCTTCCGTAGTATTCCGCACCCGCGTCGGCGACACTTGGAAAGATGTGTCTACCGATGATTTGTTCAAAGGCAAAAAAGTAGTCGTATTCTCTCTGCCTGGCGCATTTACTCCGACTTGCTCTTCTTCCCATTTGCCACGTTACAATGAATTGTTCGGCGCGTTCAAAGAAAACGGCGTTGATGCAATCTACTGCGTATCTGTAAACGATACTTTCGTAATGAACGCTTGGGCTGCCGAAGAAGAATCTGACAACATCTACATGATTCCTGATGGCAACGGCGAATTTACCGAAGGCATGGGCATGCTGGTCGGCAAAGAAGACTTGGGCTTCGGCAAACGCTCTTGGCGTTACTCCATGCTGGTTAACGACGGCGTGGTTGAAAAAATGTTCATCGAACCTGAAGAACCGGGCGATCCGTTCAAAGTATCCGATGCAGATACTATGCTAAAATTCGTTGCTCCCGATTGGAAGGCTCAAGAGTCTGTTGCCATCTTTACCAAACCCGGCTGCCAATTCTGCGCCAAAGCCAAACAAGCTTTGCAAGACAAAGGTTTGTCTTACGAAGAAATCGTATTGGGCAAAGATGCAACCGTTACTTCCGTTCGCGCCATTACCGGCAAGATGACTGCTCCTCAAGTCTTCATCGGCGGTAAATACATCGGCGGCAGCGAAGATTTGGAAGCTTACTTGGCTAAAAACTGA
- a CDS encoding succinate dehydrogenase assembly factor 2, producing MMVFDDIAKRKIRFQTRRGLLELDLIFGRFMEKEFEHLSDKELSEFSEILEFQDQELLALINGHSETDKGHLIPMLEKIRQA from the coding sequence ATGATGGTTTTTGACGATATTGCCAAACGGAAAATCCGTTTTCAAACCCGCCGGGGATTGTTGGAATTAGATTTAATTTTCGGCAGGTTTATGGAAAAAGAATTCGAGCATTTGAGCGATAAAGAGCTGTCCGAGTTTTCCGAAATCCTTGAATTTCAGGATCAAGAATTGCTTGCCTTGATTAACGGGCATTCGGAAACAGACAAAGGGCACCTTATCCCGATGCTTGAAAAAATCAGACAGGCATAA
- the sdhC gene encoding succinate dehydrogenase, cytochrome b556 subunit, whose product MSVKSRPVYLDLPKIRLPIPGIVSILHRISGVGLFIMLPFLLYFLSGTLSQESAFETYRSIISHPLVKLILLGVLWAYLHHFFAGIRFLFLDAHKGLELNTARNTAKAVFASALVLTVVLGALLW is encoded by the coding sequence ATGTCTGTCAAATCACGTCCTGTTTATCTGGATTTACCGAAAATCCGTCTGCCGATACCCGGGATAGTTTCCATTCTTCACCGTATCAGTGGTGTCGGGTTGTTTATCATGCTGCCCTTCCTACTTTATTTCCTGTCAGGTACCTTAAGCCAAGAATCTGCATTTGAGACTTACCGTTCTATTATTTCCCATCCCTTGGTCAAATTAATCTTACTCGGTGTGCTGTGGGCGTATTTGCACCATTTCTTTGCCGGTATCCGTTTTCTGTTTTTGGATGCGCATAAAGGCTTGGAGCTGAATACTGCACGTAATACCGCTAAAGCCGTATTTGCTTCTGCATTGGTTTTGACTGTCGTTTTGGGAGCTTTATTATGGTAG